In Candidatus Kaistella beijingensis, a genomic segment contains:
- a CDS encoding mechanosensitive ion channel family protein, with the protein MMEKSIKEILDYKLFSIGKANIDLYDIIFLVVFIIALTFLTKGIRKLIYRSQKLDESKKFTIFSLVKYAIYVIGFILGMNIIGINVTVLMGASAALLVGIGLGLQNIFSDFVSGFVLLLDSSIKVGDVIEVNDLVCQVREINLRTTTVLTRDDKYIILPNTFLTKNNLINWTHSDRNSRFDIQIGVSYNSDVNKVMTILKEITEKEERISQHPKPFVRFNDYADSALIFNVYFWTTDVFRVENLKSDLRVKYFEAFRENNIEIPFPQRVLHIQNND; encoded by the coding sequence ATGATGGAAAAAAGTATAAAAGAAATTTTAGATTACAAACTTTTCAGCATTGGAAAAGCCAATATTGATTTGTACGATATCATCTTTCTCGTAGTTTTTATTATTGCACTTACGTTCCTCACAAAAGGCATTCGCAAACTCATTTACCGTTCGCAAAAACTTGATGAATCCAAGAAATTCACCATTTTCAGTTTGGTAAAATATGCCATTTATGTGATAGGATTTATCTTGGGAATGAACATTATCGGCATCAATGTAACAGTTTTGATGGGCGCTTCTGCCGCACTTTTGGTGGGTATTGGTTTGGGTTTGCAAAATATTTTCAGCGATTTTGTTTCGGGATTTGTTTTGCTTTTAGATTCTTCCATCAAAGTTGGGGATGTGATTGAAGTGAACGATTTGGTTTGTCAGGTTCGGGAAATCAATTTACGCACAACAACGGTGCTTACGCGAGACGACAAATACATCATTCTTCCTAACACATTTCTTACGAAAAATAACCTGATTAATTGGACACACAGCGACAGAAATTCCCGATTTGACATACAAATTGGTGTTTCTTACAATTCCGATGTGAATAAAGTAATGACGATCTTAAAAGAAATTACCGAAAAAGAAGAGCGCATTTCTCAACATCCGAAACCGTTTGTTAGGTTTAATGATTATGCAGATTCTGCCCTAATTTTCAATGTTTATTTTTGGACAACGGATGTATTTAGGGTTGAAAATCTGAAAAGTGATTTGCGGGTAAAATATTTTGAGGCGTTCCGAGAAAATAATATAGAAATTCCTTTTCCACAAAGGGTTTTGCACATTCAAAATAATGATTAA